A section of the Elusimicrobiota bacterium genome encodes:
- a CDS encoding cold-shock protein: MATGKVKWFNDQKGFGFITPDDGSKDLFVHHTAITGEGFKTLAENQAVEFDVQQSDKGPRAANVKKL, translated from the coding sequence ATGGCTACAGGGAAAGTGAAGTGGTTCAATGACCAGAAGGGCTTCGGCTTCATCACGCCGGATGACGGCTCCAAAGATCTGTTCGTCCATCACACGGCCATCACCGGTGAAGGGTTCAAGACTTTGGCCGAGAATCAGGCCGTCGAGTTCGACGTGCAGCAGTCCGACAAGGGACCGCGCGCCGCGAACGTCAAGAAGCTCTAA